From the Lycium ferocissimum isolate CSIRO_LF1 unplaced genomic scaffold, AGI_CSIRO_Lferr_CH_V1 ctg192, whole genome shotgun sequence genome, one window contains:
- the LOC132042914 gene encoding uncharacterized protein LOC132042914 translates to MEAGDEALEINDSKDLQQQSKALDKLTDHVEDRQLDSSRVQTAMASIYASKEADLQAMRMREKELAAVKINAADIDIIANELEVDKKVAERTLREHKGDAVAAIRHLLN, encoded by the exons ATGGAGGCCGGAGACGAAGCATTAGAGATTAATGATTCAAAGGACTTACAACAACAAAGCAAAGCATTAGATAAACTAACTGACCATGTTGAAGATCGTCAACTCGATTCATCTCGTGTTCAAACG GCTATGGCTTCAATTTATGCATCCAAAGAAGCTGATCTTCAAGCTATGAGGATGAG GGAGAAGGAACTAGCCGCTGTTAAGATTAATGCTGCTGATATTGATATAATTGCAAACGAACTAGAG GTGGACAAGAAGGTTGCCGAAAGGACCTTGAGAGAGCATAAAGGTGATGCTGTAGCTGCAATAAGGCATTTGCTCAACTAG
- the LOC132042927 gene encoding uncharacterized protein LOC132042927 isoform X1: MESTTASAQGPTPPAEELLKKIQELEAGHAQLKQEMSKLMICDDHRTQRQRSHSISPQRPPRIRAGGGFDGAWKRGSTSFRHSSPLQRESSSKGEGGESSIGGGGPAAVKFTDRQYLNILQSMGQAVHILDLNGQIIYWNRTAEKLYGYSAAEALGRDLIELLTDTRDHDAANNIVYRVLRGESWTGQFPVKNKQGEKFVVVATNTPFYDDNGTLLGVICISSDMRPFQETGLESMGVKQLEADTRFRARTLASSKLGLDPQQPLQVAIANKISNLASKVSNKVKSKIKTGESSVLREGGSGDSHYSDHAFSDAALSDHREDANSSGGSTPRGDVHPSPFGVFSGNESEGKQGISKIITSKAEAWMAKKSLSWPWKGNEREASEPSTTRSVWPWLNNDQDNELNHINTFKADNQVIETNRTTTNEAPGSWSSININSTSSVSSYGSNASSAVNKVDMDTDCLDYEILWEDLTIGEQIGEGSCGTVYHGLWYGSDVAVKVFSKQEYSEEVIYSFKQEIALMKRLRHPNILLFMGAVTSPQRLCIVTEFLPRGSLFRLLQKNSSKLEWRRRIHMALDVARGMNYLHHLSPPIVHRDLKSSNLLVDKNWTVKVGDFGLSRLKHETYLATKTGKGTPQWMAPEVLRNELSDEKSDIYSFGVILWELATEKIPWDNLNTMQVIGAVGFMNQRLDIPKDVHPQLASIIESCWHSEPQCRPSFQELVEKLKDLLKQYVIQAQAGRSSQKEH; encoded by the exons ATGGAAAGTACAACAGCATCAGCACAAGGTCCAACACCACCAGCTGAGGAGTTGTTAAAAAAGATTCAAGAATTGGAAGCAGGACATGCTCAATTGAAGCAAGAGATGTCTAAGCTAATGATTTGTGATGATCATAGAACACAAAGACAAAGGTCACATTCAATTTCACCACAAAGACCGCCTCGAATTCGAGCTGGTGGTGGATTTGATGGTGCCTGGAAAAGAGGGTCAACTTCATTCAGGCATTCTTCACCATTGCAAAGAGAGAGTAGTAGTAAAGGTGAGGGAGGAGAGAGTAGTATTGGTGGAGGAGGCCCTGCTGCTGTGAAATTTACTGATAGAcagtatttgaatatattacAGTCAATGGGACAAGCAGTGCATATACTTGATCTCAATGGTCAAATAATTTACTG GAATCGAACTGCTGAAAAACTATATGGTTATTCTGCTGCAGAAGCTCTTGGACGAGATCTCATTGAACTCCTAACAGATACTCGGGATCATGATGCTGCTAATAACATTGTATACCGAGTGTTAAGGGGTGAGAGTTGGACTGGACAATTTCCAGTTAAGAATAAGCAAGGGGAAAAATTCGTAGTAGTTGCTACCAATACCCCTTTTTATGACGATAATGGTACTTTGCTCGGTGTTATTTGTATATCGAGTGATATGAGGCCTTTCCAAGAAACAGGGCTCGAGTCGATGGGAGTAAAGCAGTTGGAAGCTGATACAAGATTTAGAGCCAGAACCCTTGCTTCTTCCAAACTTGGACTTGATCCTCAACAGCCCCTACAAGTTGCCATTGCCAACAAAATATCTAATTTG GCCTCAAAGGTGAGCAACAAGGTTAAATCGAAAATAAAGACGGGAGAGAGTAGCGTGCTTCGCGAAGGTGGAAGTGGAGATAGTCATTATTCTGACCATGCATTTTCTGATGCTGCTCTCTCAGATCACAGGGAGGATGCAAATTCAAGTGGAGGTAGTACGCCTAGGGGAGACGTTCACCCTTCTCCTTTTGGAGTATTTTCTGGGAATGAAAGTGAGGGAAAACAAGGGATTTCTAAGATTATCACCTCGAAGGCAGAGGCGTGGATGGCGAAGAAGAGCTTATCATGGCCATGGAAAGGTAATGAGCGAGAAGCATCAGAGCCAAGTACTACACGATCTGTATGGCCTTGGCTAAACAATGACCAAGACAATGAGTTAAATCACATTAATACATTTAAAGCAGACAATCAGGTTATTGAGACTAACCGGACAACCACTAATGAAGCTCCAGGATCCTGGTCTTCAATTAATATCAACAGCACAAGCAGTGTTAGTAGCTATGGAAGCAACGCCAGTAGTGCTGTTAATAAGGTGGACATGGATACTGACTGCCTGGATTATGAAATCTTGTGGGAGGACTTAACTATTGGAGAACAGATTGGAGAAG GATCTTGTGGAACTGTTTATCATGGGCTGTGGTATGGATCA GATGTCGCTGTTAAAGTGTTCTCCAAGCAAGAATATTCTGAAGAAGTGATATATTCCTTCAAACAGGAG atcgCCCTTATGAAAAGACTTCGACATCCAAATATTCTTCTATTCATGGGTGCTGTCACTTCACCGCAACGCCTCTGCATTGTGACAGAGTTTCTGCCACG GGGAAGTCTGTTCAGGCTATTACAGAAGAATTCATCCAAATTAGAATGGAGACGACGAATCCACATGGCTTTAGACGTA GCTCGTGGAATGAACTATCTTCATCATCTTAGCCCTCCTATAGTTCATCGCGACTTGAAGTCTTCAAATCTTCTTGTGGACAAGAACTGGACTGTTAAG GTTGGAGACTTTGGTCTGTCACGTCTTAAACATGAAACGTATCTAGCAACAAAGACGGGTAAAGGAACG CCTCAATGGATGGCTCCAGAAGTTCTTCGCAATGAACTTTCAGATGAGAA GTCTGATATATACAGTTTCGGAGTGATACTATGGGAACTCGCCACTGAAAAAATTCCTTGGGATAACCTCAACACAATGCAG GTGATTGGAGCTGTAGGATTCATGAATCAGCGGTTAGACATCCCAAAGGATGTTCATCCTCAATTGGCTTCTATTATCGAGAGCTGTTGGCACAG TGAGCCACAATGTCGTCCTTCATTCCAAGAGTTGGTGGAGAAACTTAAGGATTTGCTGAAGCAGTACGTTATTCAGGCGCAGGCAGGACGTAGCAGCCAGAAGGAACATTAG
- the LOC132042921 gene encoding probable pectinesterase 67, with product MKFFLSKFFKMNSNVTFWAIFLVINVIFLDFAHGLSVKNVIDSPLLTDKIATNRTIIVDVNGQGNFKSVQAAINSVPDGNSDWIIIHVRKGTYREKVHVPPKKSYIFMRGNGKGKTSIVWSESSTDNTKSATFKVEAPNFVAFGISFKNQALNGVTSTSQNKTSVAALVGADKVAFYHCAFLSTHNTLFDYKGRHYYDDCYIQGSIDFIFGRGQSLFQNCEIFVVADRRVEIRGSVTAQSRYSAKENSGFVFVEGKVYGIGGVYLGRAKGAYSRVIFAKTYLSKTIVPQGWTNWSSPGSTKNLYHGEYKCRGPGSAIEGRASWSKQLNDKEAMPFTSVEFIQGKEWLPAWI from the exons ATGaaatttttcctttcaaaattcTTCAAGATGAATAGTAATGTTACATTTTGGGCCATTTTCCTTGTTATAAATgttattttcttggattttgcCCATGGTTTATCTGTGAAAAATGTGATTGATTCCCCTCTATTAACAGATAAAATTGCCACTAATCGCACAATTATAGTTGATGTTAATGGGCAAGGGAACTTTAAATCTGTTCAAGCTGCAATTAACTCAGTTCCAGATGGGAATTCTGATTGGATCATCATCCATGTTAGAAAAGGGACTTACAG AGaaaaagtccatgtaccacccAAGAAGTCCTACATTTTCATGAGAGGCAATGGAAAAGGAAAGACATCAATTGTATGGTCAGAAAGTTCCACTGATAACACCAAATCTGCTACTTTCAAAGTTGAAGCTCCTAATTTTGTTGCCTTTGGCATTAGCTTCAAG AACCAAGCACTCAATGGTGTAACGTCAACCTCACAAAACAAGACATCAGTAGCAGCATTGGTGGGAGCAGACAAAGTTGCCTTCTATCATTGTGCATTTTTGAGTACTCACAACACTCTATTTGACTACAAAGGCAGACACtattatgatgattgttacaTTCAAGGTTCCATAGACTTCATATTTGGCCGTGGTCAATCCTTATTTCAA aaCTGTGAGATATTTGTAGTTGCAGATAGAAGGGTTGAGATTCGTGGTTCTGTGACAGCACAAAGTAGATATAGTGCCAAAGAAAACAGTGGCTTTGTGTTTGTGGAAGGGAAAGTGTATGGCATTGGAGGTGTGTACTTGGGAAGAGCCAAAGGGGCATATTCAAgggttatttttgcaaaaacttACTTGTCTAAGACAATTGTACCTCAAGGCTGGACTAATTGGAGCTCTCCTGGATCAACAAA GAATTTATATCATGGTGAATACAAGTGCCGTGGACCAGGGTCTGCCATAGAAGGTCGTGCTTCATGGTCAAAACAACTCAATGACAAAGAAGCCATGCCATTCACCTCCGTAGAATTTATCCAAGGCAAAGAATGGCTTCCAGCATGGATTTAA
- the LOC132042929 gene encoding F-box protein At1g49360-like, translating into MANWAELPFDLLVLIAKRVKVMEDFIAFGVVCTSWRAAASKENFDVLAPQVPLLMQVAPHNFDYRELYSLFKQKVSSIFLPEARGVVCFPTEGWLCTMAYNINGAEMNLLHPFSRTQIQLPRLKSLWARNQGYLNIVVLSASPSRTSNYALVVHYFARHFYYLAFWRPGDLNWTHIDTKTTWTHIDPKTQDIFRSIIYYKGQFYCATFSGQVFVFDVGGPSIPQPIVEPSLLVRQLIYDSFEFYLVEVSSSLLIVSQFRGDGGEIFSFRVSELDIIRGELRDINTLGNSAIFLGLKGAISIDSSKSTTFKPNHIYFVDGWSDLPNAKAYNLEDKKIESFYPESSLISLTCRSNWVTPSF; encoded by the coding sequence ATGGCGAACTGGGCAGAGCTGCCCTTCGACCTCCTTGTTTTGATTGCGAAGCGCGTTAAAGTGATGGAAGATTTCATTGCTTTTGGTGTTGTTTGTACCTCGTGGCGTGCTGCAGCCTCCAAGGAGAATTTTGATGTGCTCGCGCCCCAAGTTCCGTTGCTTATGCAGGTTGCCCCACATAACTTTGATTATCGAGAATTATACTCTCTTTTCAAGCAGAAAGTTTCAAGCATATTTCTCCCAGAAGCTAGAGGGGTAGTATGTTTCCCAACAGAGGGATGGCTCTGCACCATGGCATATAATATTAACGGTGCAGAGATGAATTTGTTGCATCCTTTCTCCCGTACCCAAATTCAACTTCCTCGACTAAAATCCTTATGGGCTCGGAATCAGGGTTACTTGAACATAGTTGTTTTATCTGCCAGTCCTTCTCGTACATCGAATTATGCACTAGTGGTTCACTATTTTGCACGTCATTTTTACTACTTGGCTTTTTGGCGACCTGGAGACCTCAACTGGACTCATATTGACACTAAAACAACCTGGACTCATATTGACCCTAAAACACAGGATATATTCAGAAGCATCATTTACTATAAGGGCCAATTTTATTGCGCGACTTTCTCTGGCCAAGTCTTTGTTTTTGACGTTGGAGGGCCTAGCATTCCTCAACCAATTGTAGAGCCAAGCTTGCTTGTTAGGCAGCTAATATATGATTCCTTTGAGTTCTACCTAGTCGAGGTATCGAGTTCCTTATTAATTGTTTCCCAATTTAGAGGAGATGGGGGAGAGATCTTTTCATTTAGAGTGTCTGAATTAGATATAATCAGAGGTGAACTGAGGGACATTAACACTTTGGGAAATTCAGCAATTTTCTTGGGCCTTAAAGGAGCAATTTCCATTGACTCCTCTAAGTCTACAACTTTCAAGCCtaatcacatatattttgttgATGGATGGAGTGATTTACCCAATGCGAAGGCTTACAATCTTGaagataaaaaaattgaatctttttaTCCTGAATCGTCACTAATAAGTCTCACTTGCCGGTCAAATTGGGTTACACCATCATTCTGA
- the LOC132042927 gene encoding uncharacterized protein LOC132042927 isoform X2 — MESTTASAQGPTPPAEELLKKIQELEAGHAQLKQEMSKLMICDDHRTQRQRSHSISPQRPPRIRAGGGFDGAWKRGSTSFRHSSPLQRESSSKGEGGESSIGGGGPAAVKFTDRQYLNILQSMGQAVHILDLNGQIIYWNRTAEKLYGYSAAEALGRDLIELLTDTRDHDAANNIVYRVLRGESWTGQFPVKNKQGEKFVVVATNTPFYDDNGTLLGVICISSDMRPFQETGLESMGVKQLEADTRFRARTLASSKLGLDPQQPLQVAIANKISNLASKVSNKVKSKIKTGESSVLREGGSGDSHYSDHAFSDAALSDHREDANSSGGSTPRGDVHPSPFGVFSGNESEGKQGISKIITSKAEAWMAKKSLSWPWKGNEREASEPSTTRSVWPWLNNDQDNELNHINTFKADNQVIETNRTTTNEAPGSWSSININSTSSVSSYGSNASSAVNKVDMDTDCLDYEILWEDLTIGEQIGEGSCGTVYHGLWYGSIALMKRLRHPNILLFMGAVTSPQRLCIVTEFLPRGSLFRLLQKNSSKLEWRRRIHMALDVARGMNYLHHLSPPIVHRDLKSSNLLVDKNWTVKVGDFGLSRLKHETYLATKTGKGTPQWMAPEVLRNELSDEKSDIYSFGVILWELATEKIPWDNLNTMQVIGAVGFMNQRLDIPKDVHPQLASIIESCWHSEPQCRPSFQELVEKLKDLLKQYVIQAQAGRSSQKEH, encoded by the exons ATGGAAAGTACAACAGCATCAGCACAAGGTCCAACACCACCAGCTGAGGAGTTGTTAAAAAAGATTCAAGAATTGGAAGCAGGACATGCTCAATTGAAGCAAGAGATGTCTAAGCTAATGATTTGTGATGATCATAGAACACAAAGACAAAGGTCACATTCAATTTCACCACAAAGACCGCCTCGAATTCGAGCTGGTGGTGGATTTGATGGTGCCTGGAAAAGAGGGTCAACTTCATTCAGGCATTCTTCACCATTGCAAAGAGAGAGTAGTAGTAAAGGTGAGGGAGGAGAGAGTAGTATTGGTGGAGGAGGCCCTGCTGCTGTGAAATTTACTGATAGAcagtatttgaatatattacAGTCAATGGGACAAGCAGTGCATATACTTGATCTCAATGGTCAAATAATTTACTG GAATCGAACTGCTGAAAAACTATATGGTTATTCTGCTGCAGAAGCTCTTGGACGAGATCTCATTGAACTCCTAACAGATACTCGGGATCATGATGCTGCTAATAACATTGTATACCGAGTGTTAAGGGGTGAGAGTTGGACTGGACAATTTCCAGTTAAGAATAAGCAAGGGGAAAAATTCGTAGTAGTTGCTACCAATACCCCTTTTTATGACGATAATGGTACTTTGCTCGGTGTTATTTGTATATCGAGTGATATGAGGCCTTTCCAAGAAACAGGGCTCGAGTCGATGGGAGTAAAGCAGTTGGAAGCTGATACAAGATTTAGAGCCAGAACCCTTGCTTCTTCCAAACTTGGACTTGATCCTCAACAGCCCCTACAAGTTGCCATTGCCAACAAAATATCTAATTTG GCCTCAAAGGTGAGCAACAAGGTTAAATCGAAAATAAAGACGGGAGAGAGTAGCGTGCTTCGCGAAGGTGGAAGTGGAGATAGTCATTATTCTGACCATGCATTTTCTGATGCTGCTCTCTCAGATCACAGGGAGGATGCAAATTCAAGTGGAGGTAGTACGCCTAGGGGAGACGTTCACCCTTCTCCTTTTGGAGTATTTTCTGGGAATGAAAGTGAGGGAAAACAAGGGATTTCTAAGATTATCACCTCGAAGGCAGAGGCGTGGATGGCGAAGAAGAGCTTATCATGGCCATGGAAAGGTAATGAGCGAGAAGCATCAGAGCCAAGTACTACACGATCTGTATGGCCTTGGCTAAACAATGACCAAGACAATGAGTTAAATCACATTAATACATTTAAAGCAGACAATCAGGTTATTGAGACTAACCGGACAACCACTAATGAAGCTCCAGGATCCTGGTCTTCAATTAATATCAACAGCACAAGCAGTGTTAGTAGCTATGGAAGCAACGCCAGTAGTGCTGTTAATAAGGTGGACATGGATACTGACTGCCTGGATTATGAAATCTTGTGGGAGGACTTAACTATTGGAGAACAGATTGGAGAAG GATCTTGTGGAACTGTTTATCATGGGCTGTGGTATGGATCA atcgCCCTTATGAAAAGACTTCGACATCCAAATATTCTTCTATTCATGGGTGCTGTCACTTCACCGCAACGCCTCTGCATTGTGACAGAGTTTCTGCCACG GGGAAGTCTGTTCAGGCTATTACAGAAGAATTCATCCAAATTAGAATGGAGACGACGAATCCACATGGCTTTAGACGTA GCTCGTGGAATGAACTATCTTCATCATCTTAGCCCTCCTATAGTTCATCGCGACTTGAAGTCTTCAAATCTTCTTGTGGACAAGAACTGGACTGTTAAG GTTGGAGACTTTGGTCTGTCACGTCTTAAACATGAAACGTATCTAGCAACAAAGACGGGTAAAGGAACG CCTCAATGGATGGCTCCAGAAGTTCTTCGCAATGAACTTTCAGATGAGAA GTCTGATATATACAGTTTCGGAGTGATACTATGGGAACTCGCCACTGAAAAAATTCCTTGGGATAACCTCAACACAATGCAG GTGATTGGAGCTGTAGGATTCATGAATCAGCGGTTAGACATCCCAAAGGATGTTCATCCTCAATTGGCTTCTATTATCGAGAGCTGTTGGCACAG TGAGCCACAATGTCGTCCTTCATTCCAAGAGTTGGTGGAGAAACTTAAGGATTTGCTGAAGCAGTACGTTATTCAGGCGCAGGCAGGACGTAGCAGCCAGAAGGAACATTAG